The bacterium genome window below encodes:
- a CDS encoding secondary thiamine-phosphate synthase enzyme YjbQ: MKFLTEYMTFATSKHREYINITHDVEKTVQKSGVQEGMVLVSAMHITAGVYVNDAEDGLIQDIDEWLEKLAPYKDGYRHHRTGETNGDSHLKSMLVHHQVVVPVTKGRLDLGPWQQVYYAEFDGQRKKRLIIKVMGE; the protein is encoded by the coding sequence GTGAAATTTCTGACCGAGTACATGACCTTCGCTACGTCCAAACACCGGGAATATATCAACATCACCCATGATGTCGAAAAAACGGTCCAAAAGAGCGGGGTCCAGGAGGGAATGGTCCTTGTCTCGGCCATGCACATCACCGCGGGGGTCTATGTCAATGATGCGGAGGATGGCCTCATCCAGGACATCGACGAATGGCTGGAAAAACTGGCTCCCTACAAGGACGGCTACCGCCATCACCGGACCGGGGAAACCAATGGCGATTCGCATTTGAAGAGCATGTTGGTCCATCATCAGGTCGTTGTCCCGGTGACCAAGGGCCGATTGGACCTTGGACCCTGGCAGCAGGTCTATTACGCGGAGTTCGACGGCCAACGAAAGAAGCGTCTCATTATCAAAGTGATGGGGGAGTGA
- a CDS encoding (2Fe-2S) ferredoxin domain-containing protein — MESSKPAFEKYVFVCVNERGPGERVSCGATFCGKELSEKLKEAVKAAGQAKRIRVSKSKCLDVCEEGANVLIYPDDLWLKHVELADIPSILEKLGIKI; from the coding sequence ATGGAGTCCAGCAAACCGGCTTTTGAGAAATATGTTTTCGTGTGCGTTAACGAAAGGGGACCGGGGGAACGGGTCTCCTGCGGTGCCACCTTCTGCGGGAAGGAACTGTCGGAAAAATTGAAGGAAGCGGTGAAGGCCGCCGGACAGGCCAAACGGATCCGGGTTTCCAAGAGCAAGTGCCTGGATGTCTGCGAGGAAGGGGCCAATGTCCTCATCTATCCGGACGATCTCTGGTTGAAACACGTGGAATTGGCGGATATCCCGTCCATCCTTGAGAAGTTGGGCATAAAGATCTAA
- a CDS encoding right-handed parallel beta-helix repeat-containing protein, protein MKLWISILTFALILGFAPQSFAAGPTSVSGTISTSTEWTKDNSPYVIQSDVTIAPGATLTIDAGVEVQFAVPAGAKVGSTPNLVVRGGLRAIGNSTGWVSFTPQTAGSLWGAIYFYNSDPMNSVLQVSTIKGGRVVCNGSSPTISQCILFGAKSGVEIMGNSQPKIMANKITANSVGIALLDATANPVISNNDIYNNNYGFYLKDFGTPTVTGNRIYNNLKYNMVNYSAKTLLAPNNDFRIADAQQIMRTIYDGAYNPSLGRVNFMPFSGMAAGASTAQPAVASAGQGAVTQEKPEVNEEEFWSYGRPFDAMKISNVDNQKQKPSNTVKVLAVGATAVVTAVLLFL, encoded by the coding sequence ATGAAACTGTGGATATCGATTTTAACCTTTGCCCTGATCCTGGGATTCGCCCCGCAGAGCTTCGCGGCGGGCCCGACCTCGGTCAGCGGAACGATCTCCACCTCCACGGAATGGACCAAGGACAACAGTCCCTATGTCATCCAGAGCGATGTCACCATCGCTCCGGGTGCCACCCTGACCATCGATGCCGGGGTCGAGGTCCAGTTCGCCGTTCCAGCCGGCGCCAAGGTCGGCTCCACCCCGAATTTGGTGGTCCGTGGCGGCTTGCGTGCCATCGGCAATTCCACGGGATGGGTCTCCTTCACCCCCCAAACCGCGGGCTCCCTCTGGGGCGCCATCTATTTCTATAACTCCGACCCGATGAACTCCGTCCTCCAAGTCAGTACGATCAAGGGAGGGCGGGTGGTCTGCAACGGTTCCTCCCCCACCATCAGCCAGTGCATTCTCTTCGGGGCCAAGAGCGGCGTGGAGATCATGGGCAACTCCCAGCCCAAGATCATGGCCAACAAGATCACCGCCAACAGCGTGGGGATCGCCCTCCTGGACGCCACGGCGAACCCGGTCATCTCCAACAACGACATCTACAACAACAACTATGGTTTCTACCTGAAAGATTTCGGCACTCCCACCGTCACCGGGAACCGCATTTACAACAACCTCAAGTACAACATGGTGAACTATTCGGCGAAGACCCTTTTGGCCCCGAACAACGACTTCCGTATCGCGGACGCCCAACAGATCATGCGGACTATTTATGACGGGGCCTATAACCCGAGCTTGGGACGCGTGAACTTCATGCCTTTCTCCGGCATGGCGGCGGGGGCTTCCACGGCCCAACCGGCGGTCGCCAGCGCCGGACAGGGAGCCGTGACCCAGGAAAAACCGGAGGTCAATGAGGAGGAGTTCTGGAGCTATGGACGCCCCTTTGATGCCATGAAGATATCCAACGTCGACAATCAAAAACAAAAACCCTCGAATACCGTCAAGGTCCTAGCCGTCGGCGCTACGGCCGTGGTGACCGCCGTCCTTCTCTTCCTCTGA
- a CDS encoding PilZ domain-containing protein: MASKGNLLLDGVMDLEKRREDRVLLSLPVRFKVFDLQRLEKDVQDPSLGSEAELNNLSSSGLQIASTQPFQRGDVLELELDLPETGRIRSVAKVVWCRKDGAGNGFHCGIQLIPVYPEDLDKLHDFLKKEPG; encoded by the coding sequence ATGGCGTCCAAGGGCAATCTGCTTTTGGACGGTGTCATGGATCTGGAAAAAAGAAGGGAAGACCGCGTCCTGCTGAGCCTTCCGGTCCGGTTCAAGGTCTTCGATCTCCAACGCTTGGAAAAGGACGTCCAGGACCCCTCTTTGGGTTCCGAGGCCGAGCTCAATAACCTTTCCTCCAGCGGGCTCCAGATCGCGAGCACCCAACCCTTTCAACGAGGGGACGTCCTAGAATTGGAGCTGGACCTGCCGGAAACGGGAAGGATCCGCTCCGTCGCCAAGGTGGTCTGGTGCCGTAAGGATGGGGCTGGGAACGGGTTCCACTGTGGCATTCAATTGATCCCGGTCTATCCCGAGGACCTTGATAAATTGCACGACTTCCTGAAAAAGGAGCCAGGATGA
- a CDS encoding PilZ domain-containing protein, whose protein sequence is MIPSSPHSDQRIAARFPVRIHIRFRLMNSPSGEPPESELHNGNNLMSNVSRTGFFLATKNYIEIGSLLEVEFPLEEFKQVVRAEAEVVRANHANFPNHGKYEYGLRFRDMHPHFREIMEKFIEFRVG, encoded by the coding sequence ATGATCCCTTCTTCCCCCCATTCGGACCAGCGGATCGCCGCGCGGTTCCCGGTCCGCATCCACATCCGCTTCCGGCTGATGAATTCCCCGTCAGGGGAACCACCGGAATCCGAGCTCCACAATGGGAACAACCTGATGTCCAACGTCAGCCGGACGGGGTTCTTCCTTGCGACCAAGAACTACATCGAGATCGGTTCCCTGCTCGAGGTCGAGTTCCCGCTGGAGGAATTCAAGCAGGTCGTTCGGGCGGAAGCCGAGGTGGTCCGGGCCAATCACGCCAATTTTCCAAACCACGGGAAATATGAATACGGCTTGCGGTTCAGGGATATGCACCCCCATTTCCGTGAGATCATGGAAAAATTCATCGAATTTAGGGTGGGTTGA
- a CDS encoding OmpH family outer membrane protein encodes MRSITFAVLFLLTSAVFAHDFKTAVVDMSQVFNEYPGTQRAKEKLAKWEKQKTDDLSDAYQELNDLNKELTGKSAISAKMKAKKQREFDEKFAEYKKRDAQIRNEISDKESAMTLALVDEIKPIVAEVAKQKDVDLVLDSSKVVYNASQVDLTKDILERFKKMKDDSDDKK; translated from the coding sequence ATGCGTTCGATCACCTTTGCCGTGCTTTTCCTTCTAACGTCCGCGGTTTTCGCCCATGATTTCAAGACCGCCGTTGTCGATATGTCCCAGGTCTTCAACGAATACCCCGGGACCCAGCGGGCCAAGGAGAAGTTGGCCAAGTGGGAGAAGCAAAAAACCGACGACCTTAGCGATGCCTATCAGGAGCTGAACGACCTGAACAAGGAACTGACCGGAAAGTCGGCGATCTCGGCCAAGATGAAGGCGAAAAAGCAAAGGGAGTTCGACGAAAAATTCGCCGAATATAAGAAAAGGGACGCCCAGATCCGTAACGAGATCTCGGACAAAGAAAGCGCGATGACCCTGGCCTTGGTGGATGAGATCAAGCCCATCGTGGCGGAAGTGGCGAAACAAAAGGATGTGGACTTGGTCCTGGATTCCTCGAAGGTCGTTTACAACGCCTCCCAGGTCGATCTGACAAAAGATATCCTGGAGCGCTTCAAGAAAATGAAGGACGATTCGGACGATAAGAAATAA
- the lpxD gene encoding UDP-3-O-(3-hydroxymyristoyl)glucosamine N-acyltransferase, with the protein MGVSFTLKSLAAELGASFEGDGETLLKGVAPLESATEGHLTFVTNPKYLKAALSTRASAILCGEPVPGWSKPLLLSKNPYSDLARTIAFFHPETPLPTGVQAGSWICASAQVHPSATVMPGAFIGEKARVGAGSVLFPGVFIGEGSVVGDGCRLYPNSVVREGCVLGHRVILQPGAVVGSDGFGFAKEGAGYRKIPQVGNVVLEDDVELGANTCVDRAVLGTTRIGQGTKLDNLIQIGHNVVIGKHTVMAALTGISGSTQVGDQVVMGGQVGLAGHIKIGDQVVLATRTGVMEDIPEKGVYFGAPHNTMTAEMKNVAAYRQLPEMLRRIRSLERELEGLKGNQTHGG; encoded by the coding sequence ATGGGCGTTTCCTTCACGTTGAAGAGTTTGGCCGCCGAATTGGGGGCCTCCTTTGAGGGGGATGGGGAAACCCTCCTGAAGGGGGTCGCTCCGTTGGAATCGGCGACCGAAGGCCATTTGACCTTCGTGACCAACCCGAAATACCTCAAGGCCGCCCTTTCGACCCGGGCTTCGGCCATCCTTTGCGGTGAGCCCGTTCCTGGATGGTCCAAGCCCCTGTTGTTGAGCAAGAATCCTTATTCGGACCTGGCCCGCACCATTGCCTTTTTTCATCCGGAAACGCCCCTTCCGACTGGGGTCCAAGCCGGTTCCTGGATCTGTGCTTCGGCCCAGGTCCATCCATCGGCGACGGTCATGCCAGGTGCTTTCATCGGTGAAAAGGCCAGGGTCGGGGCCGGTTCGGTCCTTTTCCCAGGTGTGTTCATCGGCGAAGGGTCCGTGGTCGGGGATGGATGCCGCCTTTATCCCAACTCGGTGGTCCGGGAGGGGTGCGTCCTGGGCCATCGGGTCATCCTCCAGCCGGGCGCGGTGGTGGGATCGGACGGTTTTGGTTTCGCCAAGGAGGGGGCCGGCTACCGCAAGATCCCCCAGGTGGGGAACGTGGTCCTGGAGGACGATGTCGAACTGGGCGCCAATACCTGCGTGGACCGGGCGGTCCTGGGAACCACCCGGATCGGGCAGGGGACCAAATTGGATAACTTGATCCAGATCGGACACAACGTGGTCATCGGGAAGCATACGGTCATGGCGGCCCTCACCGGTATCTCCGGCTCCACCCAGGTCGGGGACCAGGTGGTGATGGGCGGCCAAGTCGGTTTGGCGGGCCATATCAAGATCGGGGACCAGGTGGTCCTGGCGACGCGCACGGGGGTTATGGAGGACATCCCGGAAAAGGGCGTCTATTTCGGCGCCCCTCACAATACCATGACCGCCGAAATGAAAAATGTGGCGGCCTATCGCCAGTTGCCCGAGATGCTCCGGCGTATCCGTTCCCTAGAGAGGGAATTGGAGGGACTGAAAGGGAACCAGACCCATGGCGGTTGA
- the lpxC gene encoding UDP-3-O-acyl-N-acetylglucosamine deacetylase, translating to MAVDLPNQKTIGRPFTFEGTGLHTGKKCLVKVSPLPAGSGLKLFRSDLGVEIPVTPFAVSSTARGTALSGEKNAIVHTVEHFLAAVQGLGITNLKVEMDGEEMPIMDGSSRSFCDLLEKAGTQDQGQACSPIRVTETIELKWGDVLAKAEPAEGLHLDVTTSFPYPGLEDQNRTFQLTASHFQEELASARTFCFEEEVEHLRRQGLIKGGSLECAMVFGKKGLLNGPARFEDEVVRHKTLDLLGDLTLLNRPLWAKVTVRKGGHRYHVELAKAILERFGKTPQNETSEEKMYDIQAIQKILPHRYPFLLVDRILELELNKRVVAIKNVTANEPFFQGHFPGHPIMPGVLVIEAMAQAGGVCFLIDPSNAGKILYLAGVDNARFRKPVLPGDQVRFEIEVLSLRSKVGKIHGKALVDGKVAVEAELTCAIVEREKVF from the coding sequence ATGGCGGTTGACCTTCCCAATCAAAAGACCATCGGCCGTCCTTTTACCTTCGAGGGAACGGGCCTCCACACGGGGAAAAAATGCCTCGTGAAGGTTTCCCCCCTGCCCGCCGGCTCAGGGCTCAAGCTCTTCCGCAGTGACCTGGGGGTGGAGATACCCGTGACCCCCTTTGCCGTTTCCAGTACGGCCCGCGGGACCGCCCTTTCGGGCGAGAAGAATGCGATCGTCCACACCGTCGAGCACTTCCTGGCCGCGGTCCAAGGACTGGGGATCACCAACTTGAAAGTGGAGATGGACGGCGAGGAAATGCCCATCATGGACGGGAGTTCACGCTCCTTTTGCGATCTTCTGGAGAAGGCCGGGACCCAGGACCAGGGACAAGCTTGTTCCCCGATCCGGGTCACCGAAACGATCGAGCTGAAGTGGGGAGATGTGCTGGCCAAGGCCGAACCGGCGGAGGGCCTTCACTTGGATGTGACCACTTCCTTCCCTTACCCGGGCTTGGAGGATCAGAACCGGACCTTTCAATTAACAGCCTCCCATTTCCAGGAAGAACTGGCATCGGCCCGTACCTTTTGCTTCGAGGAAGAGGTCGAGCACCTGCGCCGCCAAGGGCTGATCAAGGGAGGGAGCCTGGAATGCGCCATGGTCTTCGGGAAAAAAGGCCTTTTGAACGGCCCGGCCCGCTTCGAGGACGAGGTCGTGCGGCATAAAACGTTGGACCTGCTGGGGGACCTGACCCTCCTCAACAGGCCCCTTTGGGCCAAGGTGACCGTCCGCAAGGGAGGCCACCGGTACCATGTCGAGCTGGCCAAGGCGATCCTGGAGCGATTCGGGAAAACGCCCCAAAATGAAACAAGCGAGGAAAAAATGTACGATATCCAAGCGATCCAAAAGATCCTTCCGCACCGCTATCCATTCCTGTTGGTGGACCGGATCCTGGAATTGGAGCTCAACAAGCGGGTCGTGGCCATCAAGAACGTCACCGCGAACGAACCTTTCTTCCAGGGGCATTTCCCCGGTCATCCCATCATGCCGGGTGTCCTGGTCATCGAGGCCATGGCCCAGGCCGGCGGGGTTTGTTTCCTGATCGACCCTTCCAACGCCGGGAAGATCCTCTATTTAGCGGGTGTGGATAACGCCCGGTTCCGAAAACCCGTCCTGCCGGGGGACCAGGTCCGTTTCGAGATCGAGGTGCTTTCTCTCCGCTCCAAGGTCGGCAAGATCCATGGGAAGGCCCTGGTGGACGGCAAAGTGGCCGTTGAGGCCGAATTGACCTGTGCCATCGTGGAACGGGAAAAGGTGTTCTAG
- the lpxA gene encoding acyl-ACP--UDP-N-acetylglucosamine O-acyltransferase: protein MAPAPLGIHPTSLVDPAAKLGPGVSVGPYSIIGPYVEIGEGTEIGAHCVVVGHTRLGKKNRVFTGAVVGSEPQDVKFQGETTFLEIGDENIIREYATLNPGTGEGSKTVIGNRNWIMIQAHVGHNCVIQDDVKLANGVMLGGHAVIEDHATVGGGTPVHQFVRIGRFAMIGGGFRVVQDIVPYMIAGDEPLKIYGVNQVGLERNGFSKDSIEALKQAHKIIFRKNLTLKEAMAALKTELPGSAEVGQILEFLALATRGIVR from the coding sequence GTGGCTCCCGCACCCTTGGGCATTCATCCGACCTCACTCGTGGACCCGGCCGCCAAGCTGGGGCCAGGTGTCTCGGTCGGTCCCTATTCCATCATCGGCCCCTATGTCGAGATCGGCGAAGGGACCGAGATCGGGGCCCATTGTGTCGTCGTGGGCCACACCCGGTTGGGAAAAAAGAACCGCGTCTTTACGGGCGCGGTCGTCGGTAGTGAACCCCAGGACGTGAAGTTCCAAGGGGAGACCACATTCCTCGAGATCGGGGATGAGAACATCATCCGCGAATACGCCACCCTCAATCCGGGCACCGGGGAAGGCTCCAAGACGGTCATCGGGAACCGCAACTGGATCATGATCCAGGCCCATGTAGGCCACAACTGCGTGATACAGGACGACGTGAAACTGGCCAACGGGGTCATGTTGGGCGGCCATGCGGTCATCGAGGACCATGCGACCGTGGGTGGCGGGACCCCGGTCCATCAGTTCGTCCGGATCGGCCGTTTCGCCATGATCGGGGGCGGTTTCCGGGTGGTGCAGGATATCGTTCCTTATATGATCGCCGGGGATGAGCCCTTGAAGATCTACGGGGTGAACCAGGTCGGGCTGGAACGGAACGGTTTTTCCAAGGATTCGATCGAGGCCTTGAAACAGGCGCATAAGATCATTTTTCGAAAGAACCTGACCCTCAAGGAAGCCATGGCGGCCCTCAAGACCGAACTTCCCGGTTCCGCCGAGGTCGGCCAGATCCTGGAATTCCTGGCCCTGGCCACCCGCGGGATCGTCCGTTAA
- the lpxI gene encoding UDP-2,3-diacylglucosamine diphosphatase LpxI (LpxI, functionally equivalent to LpxH, replaces it in LPS biosynthesis in a minority of bacteria.) — protein MSISSSIGLIAGAGRLPLEFVRSPRHSQDRIVAALIKGAAPTVLEKRLPGCLWISVGQLGSLISFFKKQGVRRAVMLGKVQHSSALKDPRLDWRAIHLLARLKDRSGETILKGIGEELKKDGIDLMDSRKALTHLLAKENESVGRPGASEALEWGLRKARILAREGIGQTLLVKKGAVVAVEGAEGTDEAIRRAGRWGGKGAVLFKVASPHQDWRFDVPAVGPATLQALSRSKAAGMVIEAGKCFLLEKERTLALARQRGLFIRIV, from the coding sequence ATGTCCATTTCTTCATCCATCGGTCTGATCGCAGGAGCGGGCCGTCTCCCGCTGGAGTTCGTCCGTTCGCCCCGGCATTCCCAAGACCGCATCGTGGCGGCCCTTATAAAAGGAGCGGCCCCGACCGTTCTGGAAAAACGGCTCCCCGGGTGCCTTTGGATCTCGGTCGGTCAATTGGGCTCTTTGATCTCCTTTTTTAAAAAGCAGGGTGTTCGAAGGGCCGTCATGTTAGGGAAGGTCCAACATTCTTCCGCTTTGAAGGATCCCAGGTTGGATTGGCGCGCCATTCACCTCCTGGCCCGTTTAAAGGACCGGTCCGGGGAAACGATCCTCAAGGGGATCGGGGAAGAGCTAAAGAAAGACGGGATCGACCTGATGGACTCCCGTAAGGCCTTGACGCATCTTTTGGCCAAGGAGAATGAGTCGGTGGGGCGCCCGGGGGCATCGGAGGCGCTGGAGTGGGGCCTTCGCAAGGCCCGCATCTTGGCGCGGGAGGGGATCGGACAGACCCTCCTGGTCAAGAAGGGGGCGGTGGTGGCGGTGGAAGGCGCTGAAGGGACCGATGAGGCCATTCGCCGGGCGGGCCGGTGGGGCGGAAAAGGGGCCGTTCTCTTCAAGGTCGCCAGCCCCCATCAGGATTGGCGTTTCGATGTTCCCGCGGTCGGGCCGGCGACCCTCCAGGCCTTGTCCCGGTCCAAGGCGGCCGGGATGGTGATCGAGGCCGGGAAGTGTTTCCTGTTGGAGAAGGAGAGGACATTGGCCCTGGCCCGCCAGAGGGGCCTGTTCATCCGGATCGTCTGA
- a CDS encoding LptF/LptG family permease produces the protein MPRYILSEFLKPFFLALGGFGVIFLLAQVFQELQLLRDFKPPFGTALLYFSYFLPAFLVQVMPLACLFGVLFTLSLFSRGNELMAMRSGGANILSVALPLLFAGALIGTFSLLFNETIVPKAEELKTQVRDVRIKHQPETSFNKIRQNLSLVGADGRLYHIGTFDGAQNTLADFLMLEFGPDGHIRTRVDAKSGSYENGEWIFRTGTQRVFDGNDDEIGSTNFDTLSLALPEDPRDFLKEQREAQQMNYKELSAYIGRLRKNGMDVHKEEVYLFYKFASPFGCVILALLGVPWGWTMRKYTGGVLSFAICLIVGLVYIGGMEIGQHLGESGVVSPFLSVWVVNLIFAAATPLMLLWKNK, from the coding sequence TTGCCCCGTTACATCCTTTCCGAATTCCTCAAGCCTTTTTTCCTGGCCCTCGGGGGATTTGGGGTCATCTTCCTGCTGGCCCAGGTCTTCCAGGAACTGCAGTTGCTGCGGGACTTCAAACCGCCCTTCGGGACCGCCCTTCTCTATTTTTCCTATTTCCTCCCCGCCTTCCTGGTCCAGGTCATGCCGCTGGCCTGTCTCTTCGGGGTCCTTTTCACCCTCAGCCTCTTCTCCCGCGGCAACGAGCTGATGGCCATGCGATCCGGGGGCGCGAACATCCTTTCGGTGGCCCTTCCCCTCCTTTTCGCGGGAGCCCTCATCGGGACCTTTTCCCTTCTTTTCAATGAAACCATCGTCCCTAAGGCGGAAGAATTGAAGACCCAGGTCCGCGACGTCCGGATCAAGCACCAACCGGAGACATCCTTCAACAAGATCCGCCAGAACCTTTCCTTGGTGGGGGCCGATGGGCGGCTCTACCACATCGGCACCTTCGACGGGGCGCAGAACACCCTGGCCGACTTTTTGATGCTGGAATTCGGGCCGGACGGGCATATCCGGACCCGAGTGGATGCCAAGAGCGGAAGTTACGAGAACGGGGAATGGATCTTCCGGACCGGGACCCAACGCGTTTTCGACGGGAACGACGACGAGATCGGTTCGACCAATTTCGACACGCTCTCCCTGGCCCTACCGGAGGATCCCAGGGACTTCCTGAAGGAACAACGCGAAGCGCAGCAAATGAACTACAAGGAACTTTCCGCTTACATCGGCCGGTTGCGAAAGAACGGCATGGACGTCCATAAGGAGGAGGTCTATCTCTTCTACAAATTCGCCTCGCCCTTCGGTTGCGTCATCCTCGCGCTTTTGGGAGTACCCTGGGGCTGGACCATGCGGAAATACACCGGAGGCGTCCTTTCATTCGCCATTTGTCTGATCGTGGGGCTTGTTTACATCGGGGGGATGGAGATCGGACAACACCTGGGGGAATCGGGGGTCGTCAGCCCCTTCCTTTCGGTCTGGGTGGTCAACCTGATCTTCGCGGCCGCCACGCCCTTGATGCTCCTTTGGAAGAACAAGTAG
- a CDS encoding LptF/LptG family permease, with amino-acid sequence MKTIHAYVLKEMFPSFLLSVSLLTLLFMVNKVFLYLDLVLSNKVSLGQTLFLYLSLLPFILSLTIPMAMMVGTLLSFGRLSSDMEVTAFKSGGGHLFHLIAPILFLGVGMTALMLFFNDRIMPEAKFFFKKTEFDIVRNKADVAIRENVFIDQFEGHQFIIGRKDPSGTLSDIKVFDHWAPGATVQTTLARTGSVSTDQKNYQVFFDLRDGVMSWANSNFHTYNRLFFDRYTIRLKLEGRIPGSNDLKKDYEEMDLPEIRRSIGTETDPERIDHLRAEFQKRLALPFACLILPWFCAPLGLWLRSKGFMGFVLGLILIFLYYLMFIFGQTMSNEGRLSPFLGLWGANLVLGAGGFLVYFLAVTERPLFRRRATGKQ; translated from the coding sequence TTGAAAACGATCCACGCTTACGTCCTCAAGGAGATGTTCCCATCCTTCCTCCTGAGCGTCTCCCTCCTGACCCTTCTGTTCATGGTCAACAAGGTCTTCCTGTATTTGGACCTGGTCCTCAGCAATAAGGTCTCCCTGGGCCAGACCCTATTCCTCTATTTGAGCCTCCTTCCCTTCATCCTTTCCCTGACCATTCCCATGGCCATGATGGTCGGGACCCTGCTTTCCTTCGGACGTTTAAGTTCCGACATGGAGGTCACGGCCTTCAAAAGCGGCGGCGGCCACCTCTTTCACCTTATCGCTCCCATCCTGTTCCTGGGGGTCGGGATGACGGCCCTGATGCTTTTTTTCAACGACCGGATCATGCCGGAGGCGAAGTTCTTCTTCAAGAAGACCGAATTCGACATCGTCCGGAACAAGGCCGATGTGGCCATCCGCGAGAATGTTTTCATCGACCAGTTCGAGGGACATCAATTCATCATCGGACGCAAAGACCCTTCCGGTACCCTTTCGGACATCAAGGTCTTCGATCATTGGGCACCCGGGGCCACGGTCCAGACCACCTTGGCCAGGACCGGTTCGGTCTCCACCGACCAGAAGAATTACCAGGTTTTCTTCGACCTGCGGGACGGCGTCATGTCCTGGGCCAACAGCAATTTCCACACCTACAACCGCCTTTTCTTCGACCGCTACACCATCCGTCTCAAACTAGAAGGGCGGATCCCGGGCAGCAACGACCTGAAGAAGGATTATGAGGAAATGGACCTCCCGGAGATCCGCCGTTCCATCGGAACGGAGACCGATCCCGAACGGATCGACCATCTACGGGCCGAATTCCAGAAAAGGCTCGCCCTGCCCTTCGCCTGCCTGATCCTCCCCTGGTTTTGCGCCCCCTTGGGGTTGTGGCTCCGGTCCAAGGGTTTCATGGGTTTCGTCCTGGGCCTGATCCTCATCTTCCTCTATTACCTGATGTTCATCTTCGGCCAGACCATGAGCAACGAAGGGCGGCTTTCCCCGTTCCTGGGGCTTTGGGGGGCCAACCTGGTCCTGGGAGCGGGCGGCTTCCTGGTCTATTTCCTGGCCGTGACCGAACGCCCCCTCTTCAGGCGGCGGGCCACCGGAAAACAATGA